A window of Terriglobus sp. RCC_193 contains these coding sequences:
- a CDS encoding sulfite exporter TauE/SafE family protein → MPTMLSMHAHYILLVVASLAAGAINAAAAGGSFLSFPAMLGMGIPPVQANATNTVAIWPGQLTSVLKLRNDLRRELIIVALIASVIGGVGGALILLWLPQRVFLYVLPWMILASTLLFLFSARISGWLRKETNHPHAHRHVQPLLLLPLLLPVCLYIGYFGAGGGLMVMALLALLGVDDMHQLNSMKVLVACLSNFSAVVTFIVERAVVWHYCFIAMIAAGIGGYIGAHYARKLPQRAMRIVVILVGFGVSGYFFYRNLHPSH, encoded by the coding sequence GCATCGCTGGCAGCGGGCGCCATCAACGCGGCAGCCGCAGGCGGATCGTTCCTCAGCTTCCCCGCCATGCTCGGCATGGGCATCCCTCCGGTGCAGGCCAACGCGACAAACACGGTCGCCATCTGGCCCGGACAGCTCACCAGCGTTCTGAAACTCCGCAACGACCTCCGCCGCGAACTCATCATCGTCGCGCTCATCGCATCGGTCATCGGGGGAGTCGGTGGCGCATTGATTCTGCTGTGGTTACCCCAGCGCGTCTTCCTGTACGTCCTCCCCTGGATGATCCTCGCCTCCACGCTTCTGTTCCTCTTCTCCGCACGCATCAGTGGATGGTTACGGAAAGAAACGAACCATCCCCACGCCCATCGCCACGTCCAGCCGCTGCTTCTGCTACCGTTGCTGCTTCCCGTCTGCCTTTACATCGGCTACTTCGGCGCGGGCGGCGGCCTCATGGTCATGGCGCTGCTCGCCCTCCTGGGCGTGGACGACATGCACCAGCTCAACAGCATGAAGGTGCTCGTCGCCTGCCTCTCCAACTTTTCCGCCGTCGTCACCTTCATCGTGGAGCGGGCCGTCGTCTGGCATTACTGCTTCATCGCCATGATCGCCGCGGGCATCGGCGGCTACATCGGCGCGCATTACGCCCGCAAACTACCGCAGCGCGCCATGCGCATCGTAGTCATCCTCGTCGGATTCGGTGTCAGCGGCTATTTCTTCTACCGCAACCTGCATCCGTCTCACTGA
- a CDS encoding DUF971 domain-containing protein, producing MSHEGIRMISREESERTATFEQPLPPAATAPAKIKVALTEGTGMEITWKDGHQSKWSFPYLRDACPCATCHEEREKTGRALGEPRPTPKVLFPIYTPPAKPLSAEPIGRYAIKFKWADGHESGIYSWDFLRRLDQDALPFKVAPK from the coding sequence ATGAGTCACGAAGGCATCCGCATGATCAGCCGCGAGGAGAGCGAGCGCACCGCGACGTTCGAGCAGCCGCTGCCGCCCGCCGCCACCGCCCCCGCCAAAATCAAGGTCGCGCTCACCGAAGGCACCGGCATGGAGATCACATGGAAGGACGGCCATCAATCCAAATGGAGCTTCCCCTACCTCCGGGACGCCTGCCCCTGCGCCACCTGCCATGAAGAACGCGAAAAAACAGGTCGCGCCCTGGGCGAACCCCGCCCCACGCCCAAAGTCCTCTTCCCCATCTACACGCCGCCCGCCAAGCCGCTCAGCGCGGAACCCATCGGCCGCTATGCCATCAAGTTCAAATGGGCCGACGGCCACGAGAGCGGCATCTACTCCTGGGACTTCCTCCGCCGCCTCGATCAGGACGCACTGCCCTTCAAGGTAGCCCCCAAATGA
- a CDS encoding DUF3050 domain-containing protein produces MSQIETLEARLKPLYDQLANHRLYSSFRTLADLHTFMESHVFAVWDFMSLLKALQRGLTCIDVPWVPSTFPESRRLVNEIVLGEETDVYQGQSLSHFELYLLAMQQCGADTTAIDRLVFALRDGADLHQAVRGSHAPEPAKLFVRDTFHILSEEKLHATAAAFTFGREDLIPAMFKGFVRDLNRDLGGNLDTFLWYLERHIEVDGEEHGPMALRMIAELCGNDEQKWHEAEQAATFALQSRLTLWNGIANTITARS; encoded by the coding sequence ATGTCCCAGATCGAAACCCTCGAAGCCAGGCTCAAACCACTCTACGACCAGCTCGCCAACCATCGCCTCTACAGCTCCTTCCGCACGCTCGCGGACCTGCACACCTTCATGGAGTCGCACGTCTTCGCCGTCTGGGATTTCATGAGCCTGCTCAAAGCCCTCCAACGCGGCCTCACCTGCATCGACGTGCCGTGGGTGCCCAGCACATTTCCAGAGAGCCGCCGCCTCGTCAACGAGATCGTCCTCGGCGAAGAGACGGATGTCTACCAGGGCCAATCCCTCAGCCACTTCGAGCTATATCTCCTCGCCATGCAACAATGCGGGGCCGATACCACCGCCATCGACCGCCTCGTCTTCGCCCTGCGCGACGGCGCGGATCTGCACCAGGCAGTCCGCGGCAGCCACGCACCCGAACCAGCCAAACTTTTCGTCCGCGACACCTTCCACATCCTCAGCGAAGAAAAACTACACGCCACCGCCGCAGCCTTCACCTTCGGCCGCGAAGACCTCATCCCGGCCATGTTCAAAGGCTTCGTACGCGACCTCAACCGCGATCTCGGCGGCAACCTCGACACCTTCCTCTGGTACCTCGAACGTCACATCGAAGTCGACGGCGAAGAACACGGCCCCATGGCGCTCCGCATGATCGCCGAACTCTGCGGCAACGACGAGCAAAAATGGCACGAAGCCGAACAAGCCGCCACCTTCGCCCTCCAGTCGCGCCTAACCCTCTGGAACGGCATCGCCAACACCATCACCGCGCGTTCATAG